CTGGCAAATGTCATGGTGATGATGCTGAAAGTCAAAATTGAGGCAATGAACATTGCCATGAGCAACAGGGCCTTGGCCATGTCATCCGGCCCGGAGGGAAGGCACTGCACAGCGTTGAAGGCCTTGTATGCGCGCAGCACAAACACCGCCCCAAGAACAACAAACATCGCCGACAGCAGGGATTGCGTCGCATATCGTTTCCAGCCCTTGACCACATACGGTTCAAACCCGATGCGGAAAAACATGAAAGCCATGCCAAGGGAAAATACGGCAACCCTTGTGCAGGTGTCGAAATCAACAAACATATAGTAGGCTATTGCGGCTGAAATAACCGCAAAAACACCATAGTTCACTGCCATGCGACGCCTCGGCCTGACCCCTCCGTACAGCAACAGGCCACGGAACAGAAAAACCCCGGAGAGCAGCATCAGCACTCCGCCAATGTAGAGGGAAAGCAACAGATCAAAGGGACGGAAGTAGTTAAGAAACAGCCCTACAGACCAGCAAACCAGCCCGAGCGTCATACTCCCGAACCCAGGATAGGTTCGGCGGTACAGATACGTGTACACAAGCACGGAAGACAGCGAAAAATAGAGAGCCGCCACGAGAACTGCCATGGTGAAGGCATCAAAGTTGCTCAAAAGATCAATCATTGGCAACGATCCGTAACGGTTGGGAATAAGCCAAAAAAGGTCAGAATGCCCCAGAAACATTAAGCAAGATTAGCATGTTGATGCATACCTGAAAAGGCGCAATAACTTCCCCAGCCTGCCAGACAAGAGCACGCCTTTTGCACTACCGCCCCTTTCCGCTTGGTTGACCTGCACCGTGCTTCACGCGTAAGGGCAATAAGTGGCTGCAACCTGCCGTGTTGCCTGTTGAATACGTTCCATCCCGGCCCTGATGCCGGATCAGCGAAGGCCTTATGGATATTCCTGTTCTTGTAGTTGTGCTCGCCTGGTTTGTGGGCGGCTTTGTTTCTGGTGCAAGCGGCATCGGCGGCGCCATGATCGCCCTGCCCCTTGCGGCCCTGTTTATTCCCATTCAGGTTGTCATCGCCCTGAGCTGCATACTTAATCTGGTTATGGACGGCGCGATCGCCGCCATGCATTTTCGGTATTGCAAGGTTCGCGCGCTCTACCCTCTGTTTGCCGGTGCCATCCCCGGCTCCATCATCGGTCTTTTCATTCTCCAGATGGTTCCTGGCAGCATGCTCCAGGGCATGACCGGCATACTCCTGCTGGCATTTGTGCTTTGGCAGAGCCGTTCGCGCGTAAGCCAGACCGGGCAGGAATCCTGGCTCAAAGGCGGGCTTGCGGGCTTTGCCTCGGGCGTGCTGGGGTCGGCCATCTCTTTTGACGGCCCCCCTGTAGGCGCCTACGGCCTTTATGCCGGGTGGACTCCACGGATATTTCTCGGCACGCTGGGCGTATTTTTTATCATCAGGGCTTCGCTGACCTGCGTTCTCCAGGCCGGGGCGGGATTATACACGCCCGAAGTGCTGCGCTACGCCGCATACGGCATGCCTGCCACGGTGCTGGGCACGCTGTGCGCTTTCCCTGTAGCGAAAAGAATCAATCCTGAACGCTTCCGCACCGTGCTGCGCGGCATCATTGCCGCTGCTGCTCTCGTCTGCATCTGGCGGGCATGGTTGTAGCGCCCAAACCACCTGCAATTTCCCATCATTATTGGCCTCCTCGCGGAGGCCTTTTATTTAAGGCAAGGCCCATTCCAAACAGATGCTTGCCCCGGATGCAATACAAATTTGTAATCTACAGTGGCTTTCCGAGGTTAACAAAACAATATTGTTTTGGTACCACCCTGTTTTTTCAATTAAAAATATTTAATTTACTGAAATAAAACAATTTTCAACTTTGGCAATCATGTTGCAATACCCTCTGCAAAATCTGGAGGGTTTTCGTATGAATATGTTGCTGAAAAAAGTTGTGGTTGGTGCAGCGCTGGCAAGTTCGCTCCTTATGGGCGCCAATACCGCCCGTGCCGACCTGCTTGCGGATATCAAGGCCAAGGGCGAAATCGTCATTGGTACCGAAGCCCGTTTTACGCCGTTTGAGTTTATGGAAAATGGCAAAATCGTGGGCTACAGCACCGACCTGCTTGAAGTCATCATGAAGGACATGCCCGGCGTTAAGGTCAAGCGCATGGATATTCCCTTTCAGGGCATCCTGCCCGGCCTGAGCGCTAAAAAATTTGACTATATCGTCACGTCTGTCACCGCCACCAAGGAACGCAACGAGCACTACGCCCTGAGCGTGCCCGTAGCTGACGCCACCGTGGCCATGCTGGTACGCGCAGACAGCCCCTTTGCAAAGCCCGAAGACCTGAGCGGCAAAACCGTGGGTTGCCAGACCGGCTCCGCCCAGATCAAGGCCATCGACCTGCTTGCCGAAAAACTTGGCGGCAAGGACAAGATCAAGGTCAAGGAATACGTGGCCTTTGACGAAGCCTACGCCGACCTTGCCGCAGGACGCCTTGACGGCGTGGCGCAGTCCTACCCCAACCTTGCGGACGTTATCAAACGCCGCCCCGGCGTGTTCAAGATCCTCACCCCTCCCTTCGGCCCCAAGGTCTACTTTACCTGGGTGGGCCGCAACGATGCGGACAGCGCAAGCCTCGCGGCTTTCTTTGATGACGGTCTGCGCAAGCTCATCGCCAGCGGCAAAATGGCAGAGCTTCAGCAGAAGTGGTTTGGCTTTACCATGGAAATTCCCACAGAGCTGCCCACGCCCGTTCAATAGCCTTTCCTTCCTTCACACATGGCCCCGGTCCTATGAGGCCGGGGCCTGCTTTTGACAGTTTATACATTATTTCAGGAGAATAGGTATGAGTCCGGTCAATTCCCTGCAATCCCCCCGGTTTTGCGGCATCCGCACCTTCATGCGGCAACCGGCGGCAACGGGTGAAACCCCGCAGGCCGATGTTTCCATTATCGGCGTTCCCTTTGACAGCGGCGTATCATACCGCCCCGGCACCAGATTTGGCCCTGCGGCCATCCGCGAGGCCTCAACCCTGCTCAAGCCATACTCGCCCGAGCTTGATGTGGACGTGAACGAGAGCTTCACCATTGCCGACCACGGCGACATCGACACCATACCCGGCTACATGGAAGACAGCTTTGCCGCCATCACCAGCAGCCTGAAGCCTTTTTTCGCCTCCAAAACCCTGCCCGTCATTCTGGGCGGCGACCACAGCATCAGCCTGGCAAACCTGCGCGCCGTGCATGCGGCGCATGGGCCTGTGGCTTTGCTGCATTTTGACGCGCACAGCGACACCATACCCAGCTATTACGGCAAGCCCTACAACCACGGCACTCCCTTTTACTGGGCGCTGAAAGAAGGCCTCATCCTGCCGCAGCATTCCACGCAGATCGGCATTCGCGGGCCGCTCTACAGCCGCAACGCCCTTGACTGGCCCCGCCAGCAGGGCCTGCGCATCATCATGGGGCACGAGGCCCACGCAATGGGGCTGGAGGCTGTGATACGCGAGGCCCTCGCGCGCATCGGCGATGCCCCGGTGTTTCTGAGCTTTGACATTGATTTTCTTGATGCGGCCTATGCCCCCGGCACCGGCACGCCAGAGGTGGAAGGTTTCACCACCTACGAGGCCATGAGCCTTGTACGCGGCATTTGCAGCAAGCGCCGCGCGGTTGGCATGGATCTGGTGGAAGTGTTGCCCGACAAGGACGTGGCGGGCATTACCGCTTTGGCAGGAGCCTCCGTGATCTTTGCCTTTCTTGCGGCGCAGGCAGCCTTTCGAGGCGCGCAGCCCCGGACCGCAGATTGATCTGATGATGAAACAAAAATGTTTTGCATAAATTCAACATCCCGAAATCAAAACATTTTTGTTCTCATGGCCTCCTGATATATATCAATCAAAAATGAGCAACCTACTGTAAATAAATAATAATTGCCGCAATGGCATCCAGTTTGCTCAAAACACCATACTGACAGGCGGGGAGCTGTGCCGCAGGGGAGTCCTCCCACTGTTCCCCGCCGAAAACGCCCAACCGAGTGGATGCATCCACAGCAGGCTATCATGAACGAATGCAGCTTCATCCTTTCCATAATGCCGGAGCTGCTCCAGGGCGCAATAACTTCGGTTCTTGTGGCTATGGCGGCAATCTCGCTGGGTGTTGTGCTGGGCATTTCGGTGTGTCAGATGCGGCGGTCGCAGTTTTGGGGTTTCAAGCGGGCGGCGGGGCTGTACATCAGCTTTATGCGGGGCATTCCCGTGCTGGTGATTCTGTTTCTGCTGTTCTACCTGCCCTCGGCAGTCAATATTGAAGTACCCTCGCTGCTGGTTGCCGTGCTGGCCCTTGGCCTCAACACCAGCGCCTTTCAGGCCGAGATTTACCGCGGCGGCTTCAACTCCATACCCGTGGGCCAGATAGAGGCTGCCAAGGCGCTGGGCCTCAGCCGCATGCGCATTCTCACGCGCATCCAGTTGCCGCAGGTGCTGTCGCTCACAGGGCCGGAGCTGGTTAATGAGTTCATCATCCTGTTCAAGAACTCGTCGCTTATTTCTGTTATCGGCGTCACAGAACTCATGCGCCGCAGCGAGCAGCTTGTGTCCACAACCTACAAGCCTGTGGAAGTGTATCTGGCAGCAGCCATTATCTATCTGGCCCTGTGCCTGATTATTTCTCGCCTGGGCGAACGCCTCAAGGGGAAACACTGATGGACGCCCTCACCACGTTTCTGGCCCGCTGGCAGAGCTTTTTGATTGAGAACGGCCCGGATTTTGGCGCAGCGCTCTGGGTGACCATCCGCATCAGCCTGGTTGCCATAGTGTGCGGTCTGGCTCTGGGTTTTGCCGCGGAGCTTGGCCGCCGCATCTGCCCGTGGCTACGCAAGCCCGTGGCCTGTTATGTGGAGTTTTTTCGCGGTACGCCCCTGCTTATCCAGCTATATCTGCTCTATTACGGCGGCCCCAGAATCGGCATCGTGCTGGATGCGGAACCCGCAGGCATGCTGGGCATGTCGCTCTATGCCGCCGCCTATTTTTGCGAAATCTTCCGCGCCGGATTCGAGTCCATCCCCGAAGGTCAGCGCGAGGCGGCGCACTGCCTTGGCATTCGCCCCTGGCGCAGGCTGTGGCGCATTGAATTGCCGCAGATGGCCCAGATAGTCCTGCCGCCCGCAGTCAACCAGATCATCACGCTCATCAAGGATTCAGCGGTGCTCTCCATTATCACCGTGGCGGAACTGACCAAGACTGCCACCCGTATCATGAACATCAGCTTTGAAATTGTCATGCCCCTGTGCCTGCTGGCGTTGCTCTACTGGATTATTTCCGAGGCAGTGGCAGTTTTGTGCGGCAAGGCGGAGGCCCGCCTGACCAGGCATTTGACGCGTTAGCGCTGCATCAGACCCGCACGGATTTATACAGAAATCCGCGCCGCCAAGGCTCCAAAGGAGAACAGGTCATGGAAGAAACAATCACCCCTGCCATCAGAATATGCGATGTGCGCAAGCGCTATGGGCAGCACGAAGTGCTTCAGGGCATTGATATGGAAGTCATGCCCAAGGAAGTGGTCTGCCTTATAGGCCCTTCCGGTTCCGGTAAAAGCACCCTCTTGCGCTGCGTCAACTTTCTTGAAGTGTACGACGAGGGCGAAATTCTGGTTGAAGGCGCACTGATGGGCTACGAGGTGCAGTACAACGGCACCCGCCGCCGCGCCAGCGAAACACGCATCCGCGAAAGCAGGCGCGACCTCGGCATGGTGTTTCAGCATTTCAACCTTTGGCCGCACATGACGGTGATGGAAAACGTCACCGAGGCGCTCATTTCCGTTGCTGGCAAAAGCCGCGCCGCAGCCGAAAAAAAAGGGCTGGAATGCCTTGAACGCGTGGGCCTTGCCGAAAAACGCAACAGCTACCCGGCCCAGCTTTCCGGCGGGCAGCAACAGCGCGTTGCCATTGCGCGCGCCCTGGCAACGGAGCCGCGCATCATGCTGTTTGACGAGCCAACCTCTGCCCTTGACCCCGAGCTTGTGGGCGATGTGCTGCAAGTCATGCGCAGCCTGGCCAACGACGGCATGACCATGCTCATAGTGACCCACGAAATGGGCTTTGCCGCCGAGGTGGCGGATCGGGTGGTCTTTATGGAAGGCGGGCACGTTGTGGAGCAAGGGCCGCCGGACAAACTTTTTCATACGCCGGAAAGCCCGCGCCTTGCGGCCTTTCTGAAAAGCTGGACGCACCGCAACGGACAGGTTGCCTAGCTTCCGCAGCACTGCCGCCAACATCCGCTACGAGTGGCAGGCAGCATATCTGGCACAAGCCTTTGGCAGGAGAACATGCCCATGAGCGAATACATCACCATTCCCGGCCGCTGCGGCGATGCCGCCATTGTGCGGGCCGGTGAACGCATCAAGATCGTCAACATCACGGGGGAGCAGGTGGTGGACACCTGGGCCTTCAACCAGCGCAATCCGCAGGAATATATGTCCATGCAGCATGTGCGGCCCGACCTCAACAAAGGCATTCCCGGCCCGGGCGACAGGCTGGTGACCAACTGCCGCCGCCCGGTGCTCACCATGCAGGAAGACACCAGCAACGGCGCGCACGACACCTTTATGGCCGCCTGCGACATCTACCGCTACATGGCCCTTGGCGTGCAGGGCTACCACGCCAACTGCACGGACAACATGTATGCGGCCCTGCGCAAGCTGGGCATACAGTTGGATTTTTGCCCCTGCCCCCTGAACCTGTGGATGAACACCCCCATTGTGGACAACAAGGCCCACTGGCTGCCGCCCCTGAGCAAGGCGGGCGACTACGTGGTGCTTGAAGCCCATTTTGACTGCGTGGTGGTCATGTCTGCCTGCCCGCAGGATATTCTGCCCATCAACGGTAAAAACTGCGTGCCTTCTGACATCAAATACAAGGTCTACGCGGCCTGATCGCGCGGCAAAAAGACAAGTACCGGCCCCCATTGCGGCGGCGCACCATAACAGACCGAACTCTTCCGGCCCAAACATCGAGGTTTATATGGCTTCCATGCAACCACCCAGCGCGTCTTCGTCCCCACGTTTCTGCAACACCGGCAGCTTCATGCGCATGCCGCGTATGGACGACCCCAAGGGCATGGATTTTGCGGTTTTCGGCATTCCCTTTGATACGGGCAGTTCCTACCGCACGGGTTCGCGCTTCGGGCCTTCGGCCATCCGGCATATTTCGAGCATGATCAAGCCCAACAACGTGATCTTTGAAGTCAATATTCTCAACGAGCTGACCGGCGGCGACTTTGGCGACGTCAATATTGTGCCCGGTTACATCGAACCTTCGTACGCCGCCATCACCCAGTTCATGCAGCCCCTGCTTGAAGCCGGGGCAGTGCCGCTGGGCCTTGGCGGCGACCACGCCATCACCCTTGCCGAACTGCGTGCCGTTGCCTCCCAGCACGGCAAGGTAAGCCTGCTGCATTTTGATTCGCACCTGGATCTGAACGAATCCGTATTCGGACAGCCGTACAACCACGGCACACCCTTTCGGCGTGCGCTGGAAGAAGGCCTCATCGACCCGTCCACCTCTATCCAACTGGGCATGCGCGGTTCGCTCTATGACCCGGACGACTTCAAGATTGCCGCCGACCTTGGCTTCAAGGTGCTGCCCGCGCACATTATGCGCGAGATGGGCTTGCCTGCGGTTATAGAAGCCATCCAGCAGCGCGTTGGCGACACAAAAGTATTCCTCACCTTTGATATCGACTTTGTGGATCCTGCCTATGCCCCCGGCACCGGCACGCCCGAGGTCGGCGGTTTTACCTCATGGGAGGTGCTGAGCCTGGTACGCGCGCTCAAAAATCTGCACTACGTGGGCTTTGACATAGTGGAAGTCATGCCCGGCATAGATCAGGCAGAGCTGACAGCCTATCTGGCCGCCAACATCGGCTTTGAATTTCTGTCCATCCTCGCATTTCAAAAAAAGAACGGCCTGCGGTAAGGCCGTTTGTGGATGAAATGGATTAAGCGCCCTAAATAACCTGACAATATTTCCGCAACTTACCATCACACGCACGGCGCAGCCCTGTTACCCTCACAGCGCTGCGCCGTTATATTTTCTGCCAGACAATCCCGTCTGGCGTGGCCTGAATCCGACTAAACTTCGGCGGTGTACGGCGGGGCTGGATCGTACTGCAAAATTTTGCGCACAAGACGGGCGTGATCAGGGTCATGAATCTGCCCAACGAGCCACAGAGCCATGTCCATACCCGCAGAGACACCCTGCGAGGTAACGATCTTGCCGTCGCGCACATAGCGCGCATCCGGCAGAGCCGTTATTTCCGGGTCGCCTTCAAGGGCGTCCATGAGCTGCCAGTGCGTTGTGGCCCGGCGGCCCCTGAGCAGCCCGGCCTTTTGCAGGATCAGCCCACCTGTGCACACGGCGGCGAGGTATTCCACCTTTTCGTACTGCTGGCGCACCCAGTCCAGAATGGCCGGGTCGCTCCAGGCGTATTCGGAAACTTCCGCAGTGCCGGGCAACAGCAGCACATCCAGCGGCGGGGCGTTTTGCAGGCTGTAGTCCGGCGTGATGCGCAAGCCGCTCAATCCGCAGAGCATCTGGCCCGTGCAGCTCAGCGTCACCACCCTGCCGCCCCCGGCAAACTGGTTGGATGCCGCAAAAACCTGCATGGGCGCTACAAAATCCAGCTCCGCCACCTGTTCATAAATATATATTCCGTATGTGAGGCCTTTTTTCATCTTTATTCTCCTTTAAAAAAATGTCGGCTGTACTGATGGGGACTCAGGCCAAGGCGGCGGATGAAGGCCTTGCGCAAACGGTCTTCGCTGCCAAAACCCGCCGACTGCGCCACCGAGGCAAAGGAATCAGCCCCGGATTCAATGAGCTCCCGCGCCCGGGTAATGCGCAAGCCTTCCACAAAGCGTGCGGGGCTGCTGCCGGTTTCTGCGGGGAATACCCGCGCGAACGACCGGGGGCTCATGTTCGCCACCTCGGCCAGGCGCTCAACAGTCAGATTCTTGCCAAGATTCGCCTCCAGCCAGCGCACCAGAGGGGCAAATCTGCCCGCATTGACCTGCGCGGCCAGCGCGGAGCTGTACTGGCTCTGGTTGCCGGGGCGGCGGCGGTACAAAAGCAGTACGCGGGCGACTTCCATTGCCAGCTTGTCGCCGTAGTCTTCCTCAACCATATCCAGGGCCAGATCTATGCCCGCCGTAACGCCGCCGCTTGTGGACGTGTTGCCATCGCGTACAAAAATGGCGTCAGGCTCCACTGTAATCTGCGGGTACAGCGTGGCCAGACGGTCAGCCACCAGCCAGTGGGTTGCCGCCCTTTTGCCGTGCAGCAGACCGCAGGCCGCCAGAATGAACGCCCCGCTGCACACGCTTGCTATGCGCGCAGACAGGGCCGCCGCCGCGCTTACCTGCTTTATGATTTCCGGATTCTCCGATGTGGCTTCCGCATCCACGGCGCCGGGAACAACAAGAATATCCGGTGAAAGATTTTCGAGTGTTGTCTCCGCCGTCAGCACAAGGCCGGATGACGTGCGCACAAGGCCGGGGGTGCAGGCGGCGAATACGGGCGTATAGCCTTGATCGTTTTTGTTGCTGTGCGCCAGAATATCCGTAGCCGTGGCAAAAACCTCCAGCGGGCCGGATACATCCAGCGAGACAATGCCGGGATAAAGAAAGAAAACAACGCGCTGTTTCATGTGTGCAGAATAGAAAACGACCGTACTGGCAGCAATGACAAAAAATAGTTTTTTTCTGCCACAATAGCGGCAACAGGACGCCGCCGGAACAGGCGGTGCAGATTGGCAGAAACAAATAAAGGCCGCCCGGGGCATACTCACGGGTATGCCGGGCGGCCTTTATATTGTTGAATGTCGGGCCTTCTGGCCCGTCTTTTACTGTTTCTTTTTATCGCGGGTCTGTTTGGTGGGGCTGCTGGGAGCCGCAGCCTTGGCAGGAGCCTTGGTGGACATGCTGCGCAGGGCGGCCTTGGCATCAGGGTCTCCGTTCTTGGCGGCAAGCTGATACCAGCGACTGGCTTCGGTCAGGTTGCGGGGAACGCCCGTACCCTGTTCGTACATGAGGCCAAGGCTGTATTGGGCGGCAGCTTCGTTCTGCTCCGCAGCCTTGCGGTACCAGTCCACAGCCTGAGTATAATCCTGCGCTACGCCGCGCCCCTGCTCATACATATAGCCGAGGTTGTACTGCGCTTCCGCATAGCCCTGCTCTGCCGCGCGTGTATACCACTGCACTGCCTTGGCGGGATCCTGGGCATAGCCGCGCCCTTCAGCGTACATGTAGGCCAGGTTGTTCTGGGCTTTGGCGTGATCCTGCTCCGCGGCCTTTTCAAACCAGTGGGCCGCCTTGGTGTCGCTCTGATTTTCGCCCTTGCCGTTCATGTAGGTCCAGCCAAGGGAATACTGAGCCGAAGCCAGCCCCTGATTGGCGGCACGGGTGTACCAGTCAATGGCGGCGGCTTCGTCCTTGGGTACGCCCTTGCCATAGGCATAGAGGTAGCCAAGATTGTACTGGGCCATGGCAAGGCCCTGATCGGCGGCCTTGCGGAACCAGCGGGCGGCCTCGTGGTAATTGCGGGGAACGCCATCCCCGGTAACCAGCGACGTGGCCCAAGAATTCATGGCGCTGACGTCGCCCTTCTCCGCCGCCAGACGGAAAAATTCCGCAGCGCGCGTATTGTTTTTCTTCACGCCCTTGCCTTCAAGGATCAGGCGACCCATGACATAGAGAGCTTCAGCATTGCCGCTGTCCACCAGCGGCTTGAGCACGCGCACGGCCTGATCGTAATCGGCCTTGTCCAGCGCGGCCTGAGCCTCGCGCAGGGTCGAGGCGTCATCAGCCAGAACAGTGCCGCCCATGAGCAGAACAGAACAGAATACCGCAGCCACCAACAGCGACAACGAAAAAACACGAACTTGCATGTGTTACAGACTCTTCAGCATTTTCAGCCAGTAAGGGTTAGGACCGCCCGGAACGGTCAGGGCCTGCTGCGCGCAGTACGCCTTGCGCGCCTGCTGCACCTTATCGCTCATCCACCATGCCAGCGGATCACTCCAGACCTCGGCGGCCTTGGCGGCGGCCTTCTGGGGTGTTTCGTGCCATATACCGGCTTCGGCCAGCATGTCCAGCAGGGCCGTGGCATCGCTTGTCAGCGCCCAGGCCTCGCGCCGCCAGAACAGCACCATGGGGATATTGGCAACCAGCGATTCCAGCAGTGTTGTACCGTTGTGGTCCAGCACCAGCAAACGGCAGGCATAGAGGTGGTTTGACAACGTGCCCGTGGCCATCCGCACCGCGGGAAAACGCTCCAGCACCCAATCCGCATCGCGCAGGGAGCCGGGAACCGGGAAATAGGGACGGTACAGCGAACAGGCCTGCACATCGCGCCCCAGAGCTTCAAAAAATCGAGCCTTGTCCTTGCGGTATTCCACTATCTGCAAGGGCGAGGGATGCGCGTCAAGCCGATAGGGAAAGGCGGGCATTTCCGTGCCGACATACAGCAGGTTTTCGCCCTTCTGCCCCTGCCAGCGCCCTTCAAGACCATCAAGCTGCGGATACGGCAGGGGAATAAAATTGCCCGCACTGCCCTGATGCTGCTTCCAGCCCCATGTGCCAAAGGCATGCTGGCTGTATTCCACCATCTCCACATCCGACACGCAGCGCACCTGCCCGTAGTCGCTGCCATGCTGCACATACATGAGGCGGTTGCCCCGCCCCCGCCACTTGGCCAGCGACTGGCGGTAATCCGCATCTTCATAGGCCAGCACGCTGGCAACACGCAGGCGCGGCCCCAGCGGATCAGGCGTAAGACGGGCCGGATGTCTGTGGCTTGCCAGCAGTTGCGGCAAGGAAGCCATGAACAGCGTCACCAGCGTGCTGGCGAAATTTTCTGGCAGATCCGCCGCAATACCGGTGGCGGCGCTGCTGTATTCCGCCTGCGGGCGCGACCTGTCCGGCCCATGGCTGCGGTGCAGCAAGGCCAGCGAAAAACGCAAGGTCTGGGCAATGCTCATGCCCTTGAGCCGGGGGCAAGGCAGGCGCAACATCAGCTTGCGCAGCACCTCACGCACCTGCTCCTTGCCGGAAAGCTTTTCCTGCTCGCCATAGTTTTTTTGCACCGCAGGCAGATATTCCATGCTCCAGGCTGCGGGAAATACCTCTTCCAGCAGGCGCGAGAACAGCCAGTGGTTGTAGGTATGCCCCAGCGCCCCGTGCATCACAAAGTCCGGCCCGGTTGCAAAACTGAACGAGCAGTCCCTCGGCAGCAGCGGCACATGCAGCGGCTCCTGCCCCCAGGCCTGCACCATGGCCTTGACCCGCCACCAGCGTTCCACAACCTGCTTGGAAACATTCATTGCCCAGGGCGTGAGCAGGGTTTCCCAATAGGCAGGGGGCAAATTGCGGGCATGCGGGCAGATACGCTCGGCAACATGAGGCAGCATATCTGCACAGAGAGCCTTTACCTCCTGGCAGGCCCGCTCCTGCAAGGGAATCTCGACCAGCGGCTCAGGAGCAAAGGTGAATTTTTTATCCCAGTCGGGAAAAAATTCTTCCTGCTCGGCAAAACACCAAGGCCCGGCCGCGCGAAAAAACGCAGGGTCGGCCTTGTGGGGCATACGCCCAAGAACAAGGGTTATGCGCCCGTTGCTCATAATCAGGCCCTGTCAAGATCGGCCCAGGAAAGCACGGTATCTTCGGGCAGATCTCGGCGGGCGCGCATACCAAGCACCTCGTCGTAATTACGGGGGGAGATGCCATGCGCGGGGCGCTTCCAGGTAAGATCGGCAGCGGTCAGCGGCTGACCGGCAGGCACGGCCCGCGTCGTCACCAGGGAGCGGCGGGCATGCTGACGTGCCGGTTCTTCTTCCGGCAGGGCGCGCAGTTCCATGTCGCCCACGCTGGCCAGCGTGGCGTTGAGCCGCTTGTAGAAATGCTTGAGGTCTTCCTTGTCCATGGCATGGTAGTGGTCGTTGCCGGGCAAGGTTTTGTCGTGCGAAAAGTGTTTTTCAAGAATACGCGCGCCCAGCAGGGTGGCGGTTTCAAGAATATGCATGTCGTTGGGCAGGGTGTGGTCGGAATAGCCGATGGCATGCTGGGGGAAATGCCGCTTGAGCGCGGGAATCATGCCCAGGGCCGCGTTTTCATCCGCAGTGGGATAGTTGAGCACGCAGTGCAACAGGGCCAGCTTGTTGCCCTTTTCTTCAATCCATTCCACGGCTTCTGCAATTTCGTGCAGATGCGCCGCGCCGGTGGAAAGAATAATGGGTTTTTTGAAATCGCAAAGGATGCGGATAAAAGGCTTGTTGGTTATGTCGGACGAGGAAATCTTGAACACGTCCATGAGGTCGTTGAGAAAGTGCGCCGACTCCACATCAAAGGGCGTGGACATGAAGG
This portion of the Desulfovibrio desulfuricans genome encodes:
- a CDS encoding DUF1989 domain-containing protein; the protein is MSEYITIPGRCGDAAIVRAGERIKIVNITGEQVVDTWAFNQRNPQEYMSMQHVRPDLNKGIPGPGDRLVTNCRRPVLTMQEDTSNGAHDTFMAACDIYRYMALGVQGYHANCTDNMYAALRKLGIQLDFCPCPLNLWMNTPIVDNKAHWLPPLSKAGDYVVLEAHFDCVVVMSACPQDILPINGKNCVPSDIKYKVYAA
- a CDS encoding amino acid ABC transporter ATP-binding protein, whose amino-acid sequence is MEETITPAIRICDVRKRYGQHEVLQGIDMEVMPKEVVCLIGPSGSGKSTLLRCVNFLEVYDEGEILVEGALMGYEVQYNGTRRRASETRIRESRRDLGMVFQHFNLWPHMTVMENVTEALISVAGKSRAAAEKKGLECLERVGLAEKRNSYPAQLSGGQQQRVAIARALATEPRIMLFDEPTSALDPELVGDVLQVMRSLANDGMTMLIVTHEMGFAAEVADRVVFMEGGHVVEQGPPDKLFHTPESPRLAAFLKSWTHRNGQVA
- a CDS encoding amino acid ABC transporter permease; protein product: MNECSFILSIMPELLQGAITSVLVAMAAISLGVVLGISVCQMRRSQFWGFKRAAGLYISFMRGIPVLVILFLLFYLPSAVNIEVPSLLVAVLALGLNTSAFQAEIYRGGFNSIPVGQIEAAKALGLSRMRILTRIQLPQVLSLTGPELVNEFIILFKNSSLISVIGVTELMRRSEQLVSTTYKPVEVYLAAAIIYLALCLIISRLGERLKGKH
- a CDS encoding sulfite exporter TauE/SafE family protein; protein product: MDIPVLVVVLAWFVGGFVSGASGIGGAMIALPLAALFIPIQVVIALSCILNLVMDGAIAAMHFRYCKVRALYPLFAGAIPGSIIGLFILQMVPGSMLQGMTGILLLAFVLWQSRSRVSQTGQESWLKGGLAGFASGVLGSAISFDGPPVGAYGLYAGWTPRIFLGTLGVFFIIRASLTCVLQAGAGLYTPEVLRYAAYGMPATVLGTLCAFPVAKRINPERFRTVLRGIIAAAALVCIWRAWL
- a CDS encoding amino acid ABC transporter permease, encoding MDALTTFLARWQSFLIENGPDFGAALWVTIRISLVAIVCGLALGFAAELGRRICPWLRKPVACYVEFFRGTPLLIQLYLLYYGGPRIGIVLDAEPAGMLGMSLYAAAYFCEIFRAGFESIPEGQREAAHCLGIRPWRRLWRIELPQMAQIVLPPAVNQIITLIKDSAVLSIITVAELTKTATRIMNISFEIVMPLCLLALLYWIISEAVAVLCGKAEARLTRHLTR
- a CDS encoding transporter substrate-binding domain-containing protein — encoded protein: MNMLLKKVVVGAALASSLLMGANTARADLLADIKAKGEIVIGTEARFTPFEFMENGKIVGYSTDLLEVIMKDMPGVKVKRMDIPFQGILPGLSAKKFDYIVTSVTATKERNEHYALSVPVADATVAMLVRADSPFAKPEDLSGKTVGCQTGSAQIKAIDLLAEKLGGKDKIKVKEYVAFDEAYADLAAGRLDGVAQSYPNLADVIKRRPGVFKILTPPFGPKVYFTWVGRNDADSASLAAFFDDGLRKLIASGKMAELQQKWFGFTMEIPTELPTPVQ
- a CDS encoding GGDEF domain-containing protein, translated to MIDLLSNFDAFTMAVLVAALYFSLSSVLVYTYLYRRTYPGFGSMTLGLVCWSVGLFLNYFRPFDLLLSLYIGGVLMLLSGVFLFRGLLLYGGVRPRRRMAVNYGVFAVISAAIAYYMFVDFDTCTRVAVFSLGMAFMFFRIGFEPYVVKGWKRYATQSLLSAMFVVLGAVFVLRAYKAFNAVQCLPSGPDDMAKALLLMAMFIASILTFSIITMTFARMEAELRVANEELQDMSETDALTSLANRRKFDAAYESEWKRAVRGRLGMAIVILDVDDFKNFNDQYGHQEGDECLRKLAQVLQAHARRTTDVAARYGGEEFALILPGMGATEAFALAEDVRQAFAKIGIEHATGRHGNVVTVSAGVAVLEPAGKKNRRELLRAADAALYAAKAKGKNIVMHSAGAEGATGRV
- the speB gene encoding agmatinase, with translation MSPVNSLQSPRFCGIRTFMRQPAATGETPQADVSIIGVPFDSGVSYRPGTRFGPAAIREASTLLKPYSPELDVDVNESFTIADHGDIDTIPGYMEDSFAAITSSLKPFFASKTLPVILGGDHSISLANLRAVHAAHGPVALLHFDAHSDTIPSYYGKPYNHGTPFYWALKEGLILPQHSTQIGIRGPLYSRNALDWPRQQGLRIIMGHEAHAMGLEAVIREALARIGDAPVFLSFDIDFLDAAYAPGTGTPEVEGFTTYEAMSLVRGICSKRRAVGMDLVEVLPDKDVAGITALAGASVIFAFLAAQAAFRGAQPRTAD